The proteins below come from a single Streptomyces sp. M92 genomic window:
- a CDS encoding VOC family protein, with product MSSRLFAVSFDAHQPEVLARFWSGLLGSERAGAAHDGVGLPSGNAAGYRLRFRPSQRRKAAQNRMHFDLTSSSSEEQQRTVARALGLGARHADVGQGPDASHVVLADPEGNEFCVLEPGNGFLAGCGFLGALACDGSRAVGYFWSRVLGWPLVWDQDEETAIQSPDGGTKITWGGPPLMPDAGKDLRFDLALDDGGRAETEVERLLSLGAEPLASGHRSDGEVLLADPDGNEFRLLTRR from the coding sequence ATGAGCAGCCGACTCTTCGCAGTCTCCTTCGACGCGCACCAGCCCGAGGTCCTGGCGCGATTCTGGTCAGGTCTCCTCGGCTCGGAACGGGCCGGCGCCGCGCACGACGGCGTCGGCCTGCCGTCCGGGAACGCCGCCGGCTACCGGCTCCGATTCCGGCCCTCCCAGCGGCGCAAGGCCGCCCAGAACCGGATGCACTTCGACCTGACCAGCTCGTCCTCGGAGGAGCAGCAGCGGACCGTGGCCAGGGCACTCGGTCTCGGTGCCCGGCACGCCGACGTCGGTCAGGGTCCGGACGCCTCCCACGTGGTGCTCGCCGACCCCGAGGGCAACGAGTTCTGCGTCCTCGAACCGGGCAACGGCTTCCTCGCCGGCTGCGGCTTCCTCGGAGCGCTCGCCTGTGACGGTTCGCGGGCCGTGGGCTACTTCTGGAGCCGGGTGCTGGGCTGGCCGCTGGTGTGGGACCAGGACGAGGAGACCGCCATCCAGTCGCCCGACGGCGGTACGAAGATCACCTGGGGCGGCCCGCCGCTCATGCCGGACGCCGGCAAGGACCTGCGCTTCGACCTAGCGCTCGACGACGGTGGCCGAGCGGAGACAGAGGTCGAGCGTCTGCTCTCCCTCGGCGCCGAGCCTCTCGCCTCCGGCCACCGAAGCGACGGCGAGGTACTGCTGGCCGATCCGGACGGCAACGAGTTCCGGCTGCTGACACGCCGCTAA
- a CDS encoding thiol-disulfide oxidoreductase DCC family protein → MLTRPVLVFDGDCGFCTAAVRVIERKVRPRCETTPWQRADLAALSVRQERARREVLWVTPAGTVHGGAQAVAKLLMSAGSGWRLVGALLTLPPTRWAAAGVYRLIADNRHRLPGGTPACALPETETRGS, encoded by the coding sequence ATGCTCACTCGGCCTGTACTTGTCTTCGACGGAGACTGCGGTTTCTGTACCGCGGCGGTACGCGTCATCGAACGGAAGGTACGTCCACGCTGCGAGACCACTCCCTGGCAGCGGGCCGACCTCGCGGCACTGAGCGTGCGCCAGGAACGGGCCCGCAGAGAGGTGCTGTGGGTGACACCCGCGGGGACTGTCCACGGCGGTGCGCAGGCCGTGGCGAAACTCCTGATGAGCGCGGGCAGCGGATGGCGCCTCGTCGGAGCGCTGCTCACCCTGCCGCCCACCCGTTGGGCGGCGGCCGGCGTCTACCGGCTGATCGCCGACAACAGGCACCGGCTGCCCGGTGGAACCCCGGCCTGCGCACTGCCCGAAACGGAAACCCGAGGCAGCTGA
- a CDS encoding NAD(P)-binding domain-containing protein, whose amino-acid sequence MNAPATTELPVVVIGAGPVGLAAAVHLIDQGSEPLVLEAGPTAGAAVREWSHVRLFSTWGEVVDPAAEKLLAPTGWTRPDPATYPFGGDWADHYLQPLADVLGDRVRLGVTVTGVSRSGRDRIVDAERERQPFVVHVNRADGREERILARAVIDASGTWATPSPAGGSGLPALGEKAAADRIGYRVPDLEDPAVRARYTGRRTAVIGSGASAFTALAHLADLARSGDGEGTKGVWILRRGISGSTFGGGEADQLPARGALGLAAKAAVDEGHVDAVTGFRTEAIERDADGRLILVGEDGRRLDAVDEVLVLTGFRPDLSFVDELRLGLDARLRAPVALAPLIDPNQHSCGTVYPHGHRELSHPEQGVYLVGMKSYGRAPTFLAMTGYEQVRSVAAAITGDLDSADRVELTLPETGVCGGSGLFDTPDAQQSDGDGGCCGS is encoded by the coding sequence GTGAACGCGCCCGCCACCACCGAACTGCCCGTTGTCGTGATCGGGGCCGGACCCGTCGGCCTGGCCGCTGCCGTCCATCTGATCGACCAGGGCAGCGAGCCCCTGGTCCTGGAAGCCGGCCCGACCGCCGGCGCAGCGGTGCGTGAGTGGTCCCATGTGCGCCTGTTCTCCACCTGGGGCGAGGTGGTCGATCCGGCCGCCGAGAAGCTCCTCGCCCCCACCGGCTGGACGCGGCCCGACCCGGCCACGTACCCCTTTGGCGGTGACTGGGCCGACCACTACCTGCAGCCGCTCGCCGACGTCCTCGGTGACCGCGTCCGGCTGGGGGTGACCGTCACAGGCGTCTCCCGGTCCGGGCGGGACCGGATCGTCGACGCCGAGCGGGAGCGGCAGCCGTTCGTCGTGCACGTCAACCGTGCCGACGGTCGTGAGGAGCGAATCCTCGCCCGCGCGGTCATCGACGCCTCAGGGACCTGGGCCACTCCGTCCCCGGCAGGCGGCAGCGGTCTGCCCGCACTCGGTGAGAAGGCCGCTGCCGACCGGATCGGCTACCGGGTCCCGGACCTCGAGGACCCCGCCGTCCGCGCCCGGTACACGGGCAGGCGCACCGCCGTGATCGGCTCCGGTGCCTCGGCGTTCACCGCTCTCGCCCACCTCGCCGACCTCGCCAGGTCCGGCGACGGCGAGGGGACGAAGGGGGTGTGGATCCTGCGCCGCGGCATCTCCGGCTCCACCTTCGGCGGCGGAGAAGCCGACCAGCTTCCGGCACGCGGTGCGCTGGGTCTGGCGGCGAAGGCCGCAGTCGACGAGGGCCACGTCGACGCGGTCACCGGGTTCCGTACCGAGGCGATCGAGCGTGACGCCGACGGACGTCTGATCCTCGTCGGCGAGGACGGGCGCCGCCTGGACGCGGTCGACGAGGTGCTCGTCCTGACCGGCTTCCGCCCCGACCTGTCCTTCGTCGACGAGCTGCGCCTCGGTCTCGACGCTCGGCTCCGGGCGCCGGTCGCGCTCGCACCGCTGATCGACCCCAACCAGCACTCCTGCGGCACTGTCTACCCGCACGGCCACCGCGAGCTCTCCCACCCCGAACAGGGCGTGTACCTGGTCGGGATGAAGTCCTACGGCCGCGCCCCGACCTTCCTCGCCATGACCGGCTACGAGCAGGTCCGTTCCGTCGCCGCCGCGATCACCGGCGACCTCGACTCCGCCGACCGTGTCGAACTCACCCTCCCCGAGACGGGAGTCTGCGGCGGCTCGGGCCTGTTCGACACCCCTGACGCCCAGCAGTCTGACGGGGACGGCGGCTGCTGCGGTTCGTGA
- a CDS encoding ArsR/SmtB family transcription factor: protein MSNAKVLPLLEPADGQGVVPCCPPLTERPMTADEAETAARMFKALGDPVRLRLFSAVASHEGGEACVCDISDVGVSQPTVSHHLKKLKEAGLLTSERRGTWVYYRVEPSVLAAMGKLLALPATP, encoded by the coding sequence ATGTCGAACGCGAAGGTGCTGCCACTGCTCGAGCCCGCCGACGGCCAGGGTGTGGTGCCGTGCTGTCCGCCGCTGACCGAGCGCCCGATGACCGCCGACGAGGCCGAGACCGCGGCACGGATGTTCAAGGCACTCGGGGACCCGGTCCGGCTGCGGCTGTTCTCCGCGGTGGCCTCGCACGAGGGCGGGGAGGCGTGCGTGTGCGACATCTCCGACGTCGGCGTCTCCCAGCCCACCGTCTCCCACCACCTGAAGAAGCTGAAGGAGGCCGGGCTGCTCACCTCCGAGCGGCGCGGCACCTGGGTCTACTACCGGGTCGAGCCGTCCGTGCTCGCGGCGATGGGCAAGCTGCTCGCGCTGCCGGCCACCCCCTGA
- a CDS encoding ArsO family NAD(P)H-dependent flavin-containing monooxygenase: MTRHTDVVVVGGGQAGLAAGYHLRRQGLDFAVLDADPEPGGSWRYMWDSLRLFSPAEHSSLPGRLMPARPCGTYPGAGHVVAYLSDYEKRYDLPVQHGTRVDAVCRDGDGLVVETDTGTWRARAVISATGTWSRPFVPAVPGRGRFTGRQLHTVSYRCPADFAIPGDRSARRSVIVVGGGNSGAQIAADLALDGGVQVTWVTRRPPRFLPDDIDGRALFDVATARRRALEQGRGDTGGVASLGDIVAVPPVRAARDAGRLSAKPMFTRLTATGARWADGGHTCADAIVWCTGFRPALAHLAPLDLRGPRGHIATAGTRALGEPRLHLLGYGDWTGPASATLIGVGRAARDAARDIALLLSD, encoded by the coding sequence GTGACCCGGCACACCGACGTGGTGGTGGTCGGCGGCGGCCAGGCAGGGCTCGCCGCCGGCTACCACCTGCGCCGCCAGGGCCTCGACTTCGCCGTCCTGGACGCCGACCCGGAGCCGGGCGGGTCATGGCGGTACATGTGGGACTCCCTGCGCCTGTTCTCCCCGGCGGAACACTCCTCCCTGCCCGGCCGGCTCATGCCCGCCCGGCCCTGCGGGACCTACCCGGGCGCCGGGCACGTGGTGGCCTACCTCAGCGACTACGAGAAGCGCTACGACCTGCCCGTCCAGCACGGCACCCGCGTCGACGCCGTATGCCGTGACGGCGACGGCCTCGTGGTCGAGACGGACACCGGAACCTGGCGGGCGAGGGCGGTCATCAGTGCCACCGGCACCTGGTCACGGCCCTTCGTCCCCGCCGTCCCCGGTCGCGGCCGCTTCACCGGCCGGCAGCTGCACACCGTCAGCTACCGCTGCCCGGCCGACTTCGCCATACCGGGGGACCGCTCGGCCCGGCGGAGCGTCATCGTGGTCGGCGGCGGCAACTCCGGCGCCCAGATCGCGGCCGACCTCGCCCTGGACGGCGGCGTCCAGGTGACGTGGGTGACCAGGAGGCCGCCACGCTTCCTGCCGGACGACATCGACGGCCGGGCCCTGTTCGACGTAGCCACCGCCCGCCGCCGCGCCCTCGAGCAAGGCCGCGGTGACACCGGCGGCGTGGCCTCGCTCGGCGACATCGTCGCCGTACCCCCGGTGCGCGCCGCCCGCGACGCCGGACGCCTGTCCGCGAAACCGATGTTCACGCGGCTCACCGCTACCGGCGCCCGGTGGGCCGACGGCGGCCACACCTGCGCCGACGCGATCGTCTGGTGCACCGGCTTCCGCCCGGCCCTGGCCCACCTCGCCCCCCTCGACCTCCGCGGCCCGCGCGGGCACATCGCCACCGCCGGCACACGCGCCCTCGGCGAACCGCGGCTGCACCTGCTCGGCTACGGCGACTGGACCGGCCCGGCATCGGCCACGCTCATCGGCGTGGGCCGTGCCGCCCGCGACGCCGCCCGGGACATCGCGCTCCTGCTGAGCGACTGA
- the arsB gene encoding ACR3 family arsenite efflux transporter has translation MTSTKPATSAQTEGGDDSTVKKLSTLDRCLAVWILLAMAVGLGVGRLVPGMDDALAKTEVGGISLPIALGLLVMMYPVLAKVRYDRLDRVTGDKRLMISSLVINWIAGPAVMFALAWTFLPDLPEYRTGLIIVGLARCIAMVIIWNDLACGDREAAAVLVALNSMFQVLAFGLLGWFYLDLLPRWMNLGDGQGLDVSVWQIALNVVIFLGVPLLAGFLTRRVGERRMGRTAYETKFLPKIGPWALYGLLFTIVVLFALQGRTITSQPLDVARIALPLLVYFAVMFFGTFLLGKGLGLAYDRTTTLAFTAAGNNFELAIAVAIATFGVTSGQALSGVVGPLIEVPVLIGLVHVALAWRGKFAPGAVTTAP, from the coding sequence GTGACCTCCACCAAGCCCGCCACCTCCGCGCAGACCGAGGGCGGCGACGACTCGACCGTCAAGAAGCTCTCCACGCTCGACCGCTGTCTCGCGGTGTGGATCCTGCTGGCCATGGCCGTCGGTCTCGGCGTGGGCAGGCTGGTTCCGGGGATGGACGACGCGCTCGCGAAGACCGAGGTCGGCGGCATCTCCCTGCCGATCGCGCTCGGCCTGCTGGTCATGATGTACCCGGTCCTGGCCAAGGTCCGCTACGACCGGCTCGACCGCGTCACCGGCGACAAGAGGCTGATGATCTCCTCGCTGGTCATCAACTGGATCGCCGGGCCCGCGGTGATGTTCGCGCTGGCGTGGACCTTCCTGCCGGACCTGCCCGAGTACCGCACCGGCCTGATCATCGTCGGCCTCGCCCGCTGCATCGCCATGGTCATCATCTGGAACGACCTCGCCTGCGGCGACCGCGAGGCCGCTGCCGTCCTGGTCGCGCTGAACTCCATGTTCCAGGTTCTCGCGTTCGGCCTGCTGGGCTGGTTCTACCTCGACCTGCTGCCGCGCTGGATGAACCTCGGTGACGGCCAGGGCCTGGACGTGTCCGTGTGGCAGATCGCGCTGAACGTCGTCATCTTCCTCGGCGTCCCGCTGCTCGCCGGCTTCCTCACCCGCCGCGTCGGCGAGCGGCGGATGGGCCGCACCGCCTACGAGACGAAGTTCCTGCCGAAGATCGGACCGTGGGCGCTGTACGGGCTGCTGTTCACGATCGTCGTCCTCTTCGCCCTGCAGGGCAGGACCATCACCTCCCAGCCGCTGGACGTCGCCCGGATCGCGCTGCCGCTGCTCGTGTACTTCGCGGTCATGTTCTTCGGCACCTTCCTCCTCGGGAAGGGCCTCGGCCTGGCCTACGACCGCACCACGACCCTGGCGTTCACGGCGGCGGGCAACAACTTCGAGCTGGCCATCGCGGTAGCCATCGCCACCTTCGGCGTCACCTCCGGCCAGGCACTGTCCGGCGTCGTCGGCCCGCTGATCGAGGTCCCGGTGCTGATCGGCCTGGTCCACGTCGCGCTCGCCTGGCGCGGGAAGTTCGCCCCCGGCGCGGTGACGACGGCCCCGTGA
- a CDS encoding ArsR/SmtB family transcription factor codes for MLTSVDPDVIRVLGDPLRLQIVTLLARETLCTTHLVEETGARQTNLSNHMKVLREAGIVETEPCGRFTYYKLKPEVLAGLSEQFAGLAASARTAAENKRACP; via the coding sequence ATGCTGACTTCAGTCGATCCTGATGTGATCCGGGTGCTGGGCGATCCGCTCCGCCTGCAGATCGTGACCCTCCTGGCGCGGGAGACGCTCTGCACGACGCATCTGGTCGAGGAGACCGGAGCCAGGCAGACCAACCTGTCCAACCACATGAAGGTGCTGCGCGAGGCCGGGATCGTGGAGACCGAGCCGTGCGGCCGCTTCACCTACTACAAGCTCAAGCCGGAGGTCCTGGCAGGCCTGTCCGAGCAGTTCGCCGGACTGGCCGCCTCCGCCCGCACCGCCGCCGAGAACAAGAGGGCCTGCCCGTGA
- a CDS encoding arsenate reductase ArsC has product MADKPSVLFVCVHNAGRSQMAAAWLTQLAGDRVEVRSAGSAPGSEVNPAAVEAMAEVGIDISRKTPKLLTLDAVRESDVCITMGCGDTCPVFPGKRYLDWELADPAGQGVEAVRPIRDEIKTLVEGLIAEITAGKTP; this is encoded by the coding sequence ATGGCCGACAAGCCGTCCGTCCTGTTCGTCTGCGTCCACAACGCCGGCCGCTCCCAGATGGCCGCGGCCTGGCTCACCCAGCTGGCCGGAGACCGCGTCGAGGTCCGCTCCGCCGGCTCCGCCCCGGGCTCCGAGGTCAACCCGGCCGCCGTCGAGGCCATGGCCGAGGTGGGCATCGACATCTCCCGCAAGACGCCGAAGCTCCTCACCCTCGACGCGGTCCGCGAGTCGGACGTCTGCATCACCATGGGCTGCGGCGACACCTGCCCCGTCTTCCCCGGCAAGCGCTACCTGGACTGGGAGCTGGCGGACCCGGCGGGCCAGGGCGTAGAGGCGGTGCGCCCGATCCGCGATGAGATCAAGACGCTGGTCGAGGGACTGATCGCTGAGATCACCGCCGGGAAGACGCCCTGA